The following proteins are co-located in the Geovibrio ferrireducens genome:
- a CDS encoding class I SAM-dependent methyltransferase — protein sequence MDIQRNADSKKAETMWNKRAAGYPRYTDSEDTFEAKVLKLMNENGVDTTGLSILDVGCGSGKYTIRLAKKSAGVTATDISGEMLRILNEDAAKEGVTNITTVHTDWEAFDSGAKKFGMVFCSTTPAVRTEQDFARVNSLAEKYVVYLGFAGKKHSDLMLKIYAKCGAEPKEFNDTPILKAWLEKSGIKYKSVIIDEVWEKRMPAKEMREHCMEFLSGYNVTDGEKAVAEIVAEHTDSSGTAYDRACVRLELVIWEK from the coding sequence ATGGACATTCAGAGAAATGCGGACTCAAAAAAGGCAGAAACAATGTGGAATAAAAGAGCGGCCGGGTATCCGAGATATACGGACTCGGAGGACACTTTCGAGGCAAAAGTTCTTAAACTGATGAACGAAAACGGAGTTGACACGACAGGGTTAAGTATTCTTGACGTGGGCTGCGGCAGCGGAAAATACACCATAAGGCTGGCAAAAAAATCCGCAGGGGTGACAGCCACGGACATATCCGGGGAAATGCTGAGAATACTCAACGAAGATGCCGCAAAAGAGGGTGTGACAAATATAACCACCGTGCACACCGACTGGGAAGCATTTGACTCCGGAGCTAAAAAGTTCGGCATGGTTTTCTGCTCCACCACCCCCGCAGTGAGAACAGAGCAGGACTTCGCAAGGGTTAACTCACTCGCTGAAAAATATGTGGTTTATCTTGGCTTTGCAGGCAAAAAGCATTCGGATCTCATGCTGAAAATTTATGCAAAATGCGGCGCTGAGCCCAAAGAGTTTAACGATACTCCCATCCTTAAGGCATGGCTTGAAAAATCGGGCATAAAATACAAATCCGTCATAATAGACGAAGTATGGGAAAAAAGAATGCCCGCAAAAGAGATGAGGGAACACTGCATGGAGTTTCTGTCAGGCTATAATGTCACAGACGGCGAAAAGGCTGTTGCCGAAATTGTAGCAGAACATACCGACTCCTCCGGAACGGCATATGACAGGGCATGCGTCCGTCTGGAGCTTGTGATATGGGAAAAATAG
- a CDS encoding TerC family protein yields MNTLHAFLFSDFLHKPVWMWLVFLAVVLFLLILDLGVFNRKDHEIGVKESLLMSVFYIGIGLLFSLWVGKILGSEKAFEYLTGFVVEKTLAMDNIFVIAMIFSYFCVPRIYQHRVLFWGILGVIVLRGIMIGVGAKLVSEFEWVLYIFAAFLIYSGVKMLFKQDDETDIGANPVLKFIRKKIRVTRDFHGHSFLVYRTNPRTGHKFLYATPLLLALIFIEIADVIFAVDSVPAVFSITTDAYVVYTSNIFAILGLRSLYFALAAVISKFHYLKYALSVVLIFIGSKIFVSEMLHLVKIPPAVSLSVTLAILAAGVGVSLVKGDKKA; encoded by the coding sequence ATGAATACCCTTCATGCATTCCTTTTTTCTGATTTTCTTCACAAACCTGTGTGGATGTGGCTTGTTTTTCTGGCTGTTGTTCTGTTCCTTCTTATTCTTGATCTGGGTGTTTTCAACCGGAAGGATCACGAGATAGGCGTTAAGGAAAGTCTTCTGATGTCTGTTTTTTATATAGGCATAGGTCTGCTTTTCAGCCTCTGGGTGGGTAAAATACTCGGCAGCGAGAAGGCATTTGAGTACCTCACAGGCTTTGTGGTGGAAAAGACCCTTGCTATGGACAATATATTTGTCATAGCTATGATTTTCTCTTACTTCTGCGTACCTAGAATCTATCAGCACAGGGTGCTTTTCTGGGGCATTCTGGGAGTAATCGTTCTCCGCGGTATAATGATAGGAGTGGGTGCGAAGCTTGTCAGCGAGTTTGAGTGGGTGCTGTATATTTTTGCCGCCTTCCTCATTTACTCCGGCGTGAAGATGCTGTTTAAGCAGGATGACGAAACCGATATAGGCGCGAATCCCGTGCTGAAATTTATACGGAAAAAGATCCGTGTAACGAGGGATTTTCACGGGCACAGCTTTCTTGTGTACCGTACAAACCCCAGAACCGGGCATAAGTTTTTATATGCCACTCCGCTGCTTCTGGCGCTTATTTTCATTGAGATAGCGGATGTTATTTTCGCAGTGGATTCTGTGCCCGCCGTGTTCAGCATAACAACAGACGCTTATGTGGTGTACACCAGTAATATATTTGCGATTCTGGGCTTAAGATCCCTTTATTTCGCACTTGCGGCTGTAATTTCCAAGTTCCATTACCTGAAGTATGCCCTTTCTGTTGTGCTTATATTCATAGGTTCCAAGATATTTGTTTCCGAGATGCTGCATCTGGTGAAGATTCCTCCGGCAGTGAGTCTCAGCGTGACTCTCGCCATACTTGCCGCAGGTGTTGGCGTTTCACTGGTTAAGGGGGATAAGAAAGCTTAG
- the phoU gene encoding phosphate signaling complex protein PhoU — MSQQHETDYIRLKALIAEMAKECETMIEGSVKSLVDRNSDLAREIIAWDDKVDNLDIEVDALCRKILALYEPKAVDLRFVLTASRIIVDLERIGDYCVDISKEVLRLNEVPQIKPYIDLPKMGEASAVMLNDAVNAYFNKDTGAAYHVIKRDDIIDGLHSQIIRELLTYIAEDIKKTAGVISLMQITRSIERIADHATNIAELVYFMVEGKVVRHQKLD; from the coding sequence ATGTCACAGCAGCATGAAACTGATTATATCAGGCTTAAGGCTCTGATAGCAGAAATGGCAAAAGAGTGCGAAACAATGATAGAAGGCTCCGTCAAAAGCCTTGTGGACCGCAACAGTGATCTGGCGCGTGAAATTATCGCTTGGGACGACAAAGTGGACAACCTTGATATTGAGGTGGACGCCCTCTGCCGCAAGATCCTTGCCCTCTATGAGCCGAAGGCGGTTGACCTGCGTTTTGTTCTGACTGCTTCCCGGATTATAGTCGATCTCGAACGCATAGGGGACTACTGCGTTGATATTTCAAAGGAAGTTCTCAGGCTGAATGAAGTTCCGCAGATAAAGCCATATATTGACCTGCCGAAGATGGGCGAAGCTTCCGCAGTTATGCTGAACGATGCAGTGAACGCCTACTTCAACAAAGACACAGGAGCAGCCTACCACGTAATAAAAAGGGACGATATAATAGACGGCCTGCATTCGCAGATTATCCGCGAGCTTCTCACCTACATAGCGGAAGACATCAAAAAAACAGCCGGGGTAATCTCGCTGATGCAGATAACAAGATCAATAGAACGAATAGCCGACCATGCAACAAATATAGCCGAGCTTGTCTACTTTATGGTGGAAGGAAAGGTTGTCCGCCACCAGAAGCTGGACTGA
- the lexA gene encoding transcriptional repressor LexA: MSEPTKRQKQFLDFIEEFTEANGYSPSIRDIGEGLKLSSTASVKKMLDRLAESGFIRRASSSARGIELMRKRSIPVIGRIKAGMPVMAEENLEGYISLKDLVRSDSFFLRVEGDSMKNKGILDGDFALLRPSPVIDNGKIGAFRLNGEITLKTFRRNREGMFLVPENDDYPIIPVHDGDDFEVIGILDMVLRFFKGNYDIKYS; encoded by the coding sequence ATGTCTGAACCCACAAAAAGGCAGAAACAGTTTCTGGATTTTATCGAAGAATTCACGGAGGCGAACGGATATTCGCCTTCCATCCGTGACATAGGCGAGGGGCTTAAGCTTTCCTCCACCGCAAGTGTGAAAAAGATGCTGGACAGGCTTGCGGAAAGCGGATTCATCCGCCGCGCATCATCCTCCGCGAGAGGGATAGAGCTGATGAGGAAGCGCTCCATTCCTGTAATAGGACGGATCAAGGCGGGCATGCCCGTTATGGCCGAGGAAAACCTTGAGGGCTACATCTCTCTGAAAGATCTTGTCAGGTCTGACTCCTTTTTCCTCCGTGTGGAAGGGGACAGCATGAAGAACAAGGGTATTCTGGACGGTGATTTTGCTCTTCTCCGCCCCAGTCCGGTTATTGACAACGGGAAGATAGGTGCATTCCGCCTGAACGGAGAAATAACCCTGAAAACCTTCCGCAGAAACAGGGAAGGGATGTTTCTTGTGCCTGAGAATGATGACTACCCCATTATCCCCGTGCACGACGGAGACGACTTTGAAGTTATCGGTATTCTGGACATGGTGCTCCGGTTCTTCAAAGGAAACTATGATATTAAATATTCATGA
- a CDS encoding response regulator transcription factor — protein MIKILVIEDHEEMSDLIKFNMEQKNYEVICSADANDGLIHLENFSPDVILLDLMLPGLKGMDFLSIVRHNQKYVHIPVIIISAKNTENDIIKGLENGADDYLTKPFSMNILAAKVKAILRRTPAMENKIISESGITIDTVNYTVKTDGEEVVLTNKEYELLVTFLRNPKRVFTRNQLLNAVWGYDTDVYSRTVDTHISSLRKKLGDKGKIIKSVPKIGYRADT, from the coding sequence ATGATCAAAATACTGGTAATTGAAGACCACGAGGAGATGAGCGACCTCATCAAGTTCAACATGGAGCAGAAAAACTACGAAGTAATATGCTCCGCCGATGCCAATGACGGGCTTATTCACCTCGAAAACTTCAGCCCTGATGTCATACTGCTTGACCTCATGCTTCCCGGACTGAAAGGCATGGATTTCCTCAGCATAGTGCGCCACAATCAGAAATACGTACACATACCCGTAATCATAATATCCGCAAAAAACACAGAGAACGACATAATCAAAGGCCTTGAAAACGGTGCTGACGACTATCTCACCAAGCCTTTCAGCATGAACATACTTGCGGCAAAGGTAAAGGCAATCCTCCGCCGGACACCGGCAATGGAAAACAAAATAATCTCCGAATCAGGCATTACCATAGACACTGTCAATTACACAGTTAAAACTGACGGAGAAGAAGTTGTGCTCACCAACAAGGAGTATGAACTGCTTGTGACCTTCCTGCGCAACCCTAAAAGGGTTTTCACCAGAAACCAGCTCTTAAACGCTGTCTGGGGTTATGATACGGATGTATACTCCAGAACGGTTGACACCCACATATCCTCACTCAGAAAGAAACTGGGCGACAAAGGAAAGATTATAAAATCAGTTCCTAAAATAGGTTACCGCGCCGATACATGA
- the dinB gene encoding DNA polymerase IV, translating into MILCMDMDAFFASVEQASNPALRGKPIAVVGAKERTVVVTSSYEARKYGVKTGMSKYEALKVCPFLTIVNARNRKYTYVSKEITAFLHKITPHVEPYSIDEAFLDISGTGIAPQDAAYMIKSFVKKNFGITCSIGAGPNKFIAKMASGVKKPDGYYCVEKDNVISFLDRFRLKNFWGIGRRLTKRFADMGIFTPADLRALGRERLVEMFGVNGDYLYGLACGEYSPGVKTEEEHMKSIGHSLTLPENISTREEAAGYLLQLSDMVSSRARRLRYSGKTITVTVRYPDMGTFSQAHTIPFFTSATHHIYAEALEVFGKLWNGNDIRLLGVCISSLVPDCVTLYNIEDSGKNWEGLYSAMDEINTKYGERTLQFGSVLNCRRKGSSVISPAWRPSGDRHVNIMDGN; encoded by the coding sequence ATGATTCTCTGTATGGATATGGATGCTTTTTTCGCATCGGTTGAACAGGCATCCAACCCTGCTCTGCGGGGGAAGCCTATTGCCGTTGTGGGGGCGAAGGAGCGAACTGTTGTTGTTACTTCGTCTTACGAAGCCCGCAAATACGGTGTTAAAACAGGCATGAGCAAATACGAAGCGCTGAAAGTCTGTCCGTTTCTGACTATTGTGAATGCGCGCAACAGGAAATACACTTACGTATCAAAGGAAATAACCGCTTTTCTGCATAAAATAACCCCCCATGTGGAGCCTTATTCAATTGATGAGGCGTTTCTTGACATCAGCGGTACGGGAATAGCCCCGCAGGATGCGGCATATATGATAAAAAGCTTTGTTAAGAAAAACTTCGGCATAACCTGCTCAATCGGCGCGGGGCCGAACAAGTTCATAGCGAAGATGGCCAGCGGTGTCAAAAAGCCGGACGGCTATTACTGTGTGGAAAAAGACAATGTGATCAGCTTTCTGGACAGGTTCCGCCTGAAAAACTTCTGGGGAATAGGGCGCAGGCTGACCAAACGCTTTGCTGATATGGGGATTTTCACCCCGGCGGATCTCAGGGCACTGGGCAGGGAGCGTCTTGTGGAGATGTTCGGTGTCAACGGGGATTACCTGTACGGGCTTGCCTGCGGTGAGTATTCCCCCGGAGTGAAGACCGAAGAGGAACACATGAAATCCATCGGCCACAGCCTGACCCTGCCGGAGAATATTTCAACAAGGGAAGAGGCGGCCGGGTATCTGCTCCAGCTTTCGGACATGGTTTCATCAAGGGCGAGGCGGCTTCGCTATTCCGGCAAAACCATTACCGTAACCGTACGCTATCCGGATATGGGGACTTTCTCACAGGCGCATACCATCCCTTTTTTCACCTCCGCCACTCATCATATATACGCCGAGGCGCTGGAGGTGTTCGGTAAGCTCTGGAACGGCAATGATATAAGGCTTCTGGGTGTGTGCATCTCAAGCCTTGTGCCCGACTGCGTAACACTTTACAATATAGAGGACAGCGGCAAGAACTGGGAAGGGCTTTATTCGGCGATGGATGAGATAAACACCAAATACGGCGAGCGCACTCTCCAGTTCGGTTCAGTGCTGAACTGCCGCCGCAAGGGTTCCAGCGTAATCTCGCCCGCTTGGCGACCTTCCGGTGACAGGCATGTGAATATTATGGACGGGAACTGA
- a CDS encoding lytic transglycosylase domain-containing protein, translated as MKAIEMQARPIALMLSVFIFFLLAVNFFFLNIVNYNLGGMEEKAQEQQSKMVSVSEKLNAEREKMTFATQVLDVRDILSTFGRSQGGLTSMDLAYLIVSESRKHDIDPYLVLAVIKTESSFNRNSVSDKGAMGLMQLLPGTARYISDQKEDVNIRRADELFDPVTNIKLGIGYLSYLMDKYDNQKHAIIAYNLGPGNLRKKLQSGSGLPQVYYSKVMKNYRLMLSLSNKA; from the coding sequence ATGAAAGCTATCGAAATGCAGGCCAGACCTATAGCGCTGATGCTGTCAGTGTTTATATTCTTCCTGCTCGCCGTTAACTTCTTCTTCCTTAACATCGTAAACTACAATCTCGGCGGTATGGAAGAAAAAGCACAGGAACAGCAGAGTAAAATGGTAAGCGTATCAGAGAAACTGAACGCTGAAAGGGAAAAAATGACATTCGCAACCCAGGTTCTGGATGTCAGGGATATTTTGTCAACATTCGGCCGCTCACAGGGGGGGCTGACCAGTATGGATCTTGCTTACCTTATTGTAAGCGAATCACGCAAGCATGATATAGACCCCTATCTCGTGCTGGCGGTCATCAAGACGGAAAGCTCATTTAACAGAAATTCAGTCTCCGACAAAGGCGCCATGGGGCTTATGCAGCTCCTGCCCGGCACAGCCCGCTACATATCCGACCAGAAAGAGGATGTGAACATAAGAAGGGCTGACGAGCTTTTTGACCCCGTCACAAATATCAAACTCGGCATAGGCTACCTCTCATACCTCATGGATAAATACGACAACCAGAAACACGCCATAATCGCCTATAACCTCGGACCGGGTAACCTGCGCAAAAAGCTCCAGAGCGGAAGCGGACTGCCGCAGGTATATTACAGCAAGGTAATGAAAAACTACCGTCTGATGCTGAGCCTCAGCAACAAAGCCTGA
- a CDS encoding TonB-dependent receptor has protein sequence MRKIPFAAAICLFLINTPAMSETMMQDTIYLEEVTVSGAAQEDLKSSEAKVTEKKRSNNIADFLSKDPEINLTRKSSVGDGTNTLTIRGQSSERIQVNIDGVNMNSTGNIGAGYIDFNMLPLDNIDRIEVIKGGSSAEYGNVIGGVINAYTAHPTSKPKADIYATMGGWDEADDFYNIRGSYSQMFGNFGVSLGMSRQEADEYFRNSDYKVTHIAPKFFLRLPWKAELTAGVDYTKSRRGMIIANIPGTDGYDSDFPDVETSDSFAGGGGPDMTPNEGAYQEKERFIYNTAYTQNITDNAFFELSAYKVYEDRTDKNFAAKDSNNGLVKEGDVIYERELEMDRSYGFKAKTEAKISTHTILFGAERKNLKGGETDIKVSINPNNGNQYRALGKTDSRQRIITDGVFLADSWGINSALTLDLGVRYDKYKTENFTHNFDDSNLSPKAGLTYAITPQDKAAVYVYQSYRTPTMPDVVHYANGDSVDELAGRGIKPEEVNAVDFVYKHDFSGKGFVKFSAWYYDIDNYSIRRTLPTTADPATTVNAQYNVDNAEFIGTSLSGEYKVLRNLTVNAGISYQKSEKSGDPTDSDFSSSSDEVDYIPEYKGNAGFVWKISDKLTFDMGMNYIGERPKYETTGKKTLPSYALVDASLAYEMLKNTVLEIYADNILDKEYEEASGYPAMGFNAGASARWTF, from the coding sequence ATGAGGAAAATACCGTTTGCGGCGGCCATATGTTTATTTTTAATAAACACTCCCGCCATGTCCGAAACCATGATGCAGGACACAATTTATCTCGAAGAAGTAACAGTGTCCGGCGCTGCGCAGGAAGATTTAAAATCATCGGAAGCTAAAGTGACTGAAAAAAAGAGAAGCAACAATATAGCAGACTTCCTGTCCAAAGACCCCGAAATCAACCTCACCAGGAAAAGCTCGGTGGGTGACGGTACAAATACACTGACCATAAGAGGCCAGAGCAGCGAGAGAATACAGGTGAACATAGACGGGGTAAACATGAACTCCACAGGGAACATAGGAGCCGGTTACATAGATTTCAACATGCTCCCCCTTGATAACATAGACAGAATCGAAGTGATAAAAGGCGGCAGCTCCGCCGAATACGGCAATGTGATAGGCGGGGTAATAAACGCGTACACAGCGCACCCCACATCAAAACCCAAGGCAGACATTTATGCCACAATGGGCGGCTGGGACGAAGCTGACGACTTCTACAACATACGCGGCAGCTACTCACAGATGTTCGGCAATTTCGGTGTCAGCCTCGGCATGAGCCGTCAGGAAGCTGACGAATACTTCAGAAACAGTGACTACAAAGTAACCCACATAGCACCTAAGTTTTTTCTCAGACTGCCGTGGAAAGCGGAACTGACGGCAGGAGTGGATTACACCAAATCCCGCAGAGGCATGATAATCGCAAATATTCCCGGCACTGACGGCTATGATTCTGACTTTCCCGATGTGGAAACATCAGACTCATTCGCAGGGGGCGGCGGGCCTGATATGACCCCGAACGAAGGCGCTTATCAGGAGAAGGAAAGGTTCATATACAATACCGCATACACTCAGAACATAACTGACAACGCATTTTTTGAGCTCAGCGCATACAAGGTTTACGAAGACCGCACAGATAAAAACTTCGCCGCTAAAGACAGCAACAACGGTCTGGTAAAAGAAGGTGATGTGATATACGAGCGTGAGCTTGAAATGGACAGGAGCTACGGCTTCAAAGCCAAAACAGAAGCAAAAATAAGCACCCACACAATCCTTTTCGGTGCTGAACGCAAAAACCTCAAGGGCGGGGAAACCGACATAAAGGTCAGTATAAATCCGAATAACGGCAACCAGTACCGTGCTCTCGGCAAAACGGACAGCAGGCAGAGAATAATAACGGACGGAGTATTCCTTGCGGATTCGTGGGGTATAAACAGCGCCCTCACACTTGATCTGGGTGTCAGGTATGACAAATACAAAACCGAGAACTTTACCCACAACTTTGACGACAGCAATCTTTCGCCCAAGGCAGGCCTGACTTATGCCATAACCCCGCAGGATAAGGCGGCGGTATATGTTTACCAAAGCTACAGAACACCTACCATGCCGGATGTTGTTCACTACGCCAACGGAGACAGTGTGGATGAGCTGGCAGGACGGGGCATAAAGCCCGAAGAGGTCAATGCGGTTGACTTTGTTTACAAGCATGATTTCAGCGGCAAAGGGTTCGTCAAGTTTTCCGCATGGTACTACGACATAGACAACTACTCCATAAGAAGAACACTGCCCACCACAGCCGACCCTGCGACAACGGTAAACGCACAGTATAACGTGGACAATGCGGAATTCATCGGCACATCCCTCAGCGGAGAATACAAAGTGCTCAGAAATCTCACAGTGAATGCCGGAATCTCCTATCAGAAATCGGAAAAAAGCGGCGACCCCACGGACAGTGATTTCAGTTCATCATCAGACGAGGTTGACTACATACCCGAATACAAAGGAAACGCCGGATTCGTATGGAAAATCTCAGATAAGCTCACTTTTGACATGGGGATGAATTACATAGGCGAACGCCCCAAGTATGAAACAACAGGTAAAAAGACCCTCCCCTCCTATGCCCTTGTTGATGCCAGCCTTGCCTATGAAATGCTGAAAAACACCGTGCTTGAGATATATGCGGACAACATTCTTGACAAAGAGTACGAAGAAGCATCCGGCTACCCCGCAATGGGATTTAATGCCGGAGCAAGCGCCAGATGGACATTTTAA
- a CDS encoding metal-dependent transcriptional regulator, producing MRDRELSGSMEDYLETILLLQKENPVARAKEISEKLGVKMSSVTNALKHLSEKGFINYDRYSFITLTKEGEKYAENIFLRHEVLKKFLKTVVGLSEDHAEENACRMEHVMDMDVISRINKLVEFLERENISQEFKKYLEGED from the coding sequence ATGAGAGACAGAGAACTTTCCGGAAGCATGGAAGACTATCTTGAGACTATACTGTTGCTTCAAAAGGAAAATCCGGTTGCCAGAGCGAAAGAGATTTCGGAAAAGCTCGGCGTCAAGATGTCGTCAGTAACAAATGCACTCAAGCACCTTTCAGAAAAGGGCTTCATTAACTACGACCGCTACAGCTTTATCACACTCACCAAAGAAGGTGAAAAATATGCTGAAAATATCTTCCTCCGCCATGAGGTTCTGAAAAAGTTCCTCAAAACCGTTGTTGGGCTCAGTGAAGACCACGCGGAGGAGAACGCCTGCCGCATGGAGCACGTCATGGATATGGACGTTATCAGCAGGATCAACAAGCTTGTTGAATTTCTTGAGAGAGAGAATATTTCTCAGGAGTTTAAGAAGTATCTTGAAGGGGAAGACTAG
- a CDS encoding RNA methyltransferase — translation MSDPKERVTVLLSETEGAANLGYIARIMANTGFDRLKFSGSLSGREQAASRYAVHASRILDNAVKKASFGELTAEEDIIIGFSPRDPWGSTLPYSSLAETVKTEIAAGKTIGLLFGNEARGLSNEQLSACRYRVALPTEASCPSMNLSHAVLVVLWELRGSFLKEEITITGQSFASAEQKRVFRDKFADLLDVSGYLNGQNNRIRLQEISMLFDSKEWSEREMNLLTSVTGKLLREFKALKK, via the coding sequence ATGTCTGACCCGAAAGAGAGAGTTACCGTACTTCTGTCTGAAACCGAAGGAGCGGCCAATCTGGGCTATATTGCCCGTATAATGGCCAACACCGGGTTTGACAGGCTGAAATTTTCAGGTTCTCTCTCCGGAAGGGAACAGGCGGCGTCAAGATATGCGGTGCATGCTTCCCGCATTCTTGACAATGCCGTTAAAAAGGCATCCTTCGGAGAACTCACCGCGGAGGAAGACATCATAATAGGCTTCAGCCCCAGAGACCCATGGGGCAGCACCCTTCCCTACTCCTCACTTGCTGAAACCGTGAAAACCGAAATAGCCGCAGGAAAGACCATCGGCCTGCTTTTCGGCAACGAAGCCAGAGGACTCTCCAATGAACAGCTCTCAGCATGCCGCTACAGGGTCGCCCTGCCCACGGAAGCATCATGCCCCAGCATGAACCTTTCCCATGCGGTTCTCGTTGTTCTGTGGGAACTGAGAGGCTCATTCCTGAAAGAGGAAATCACAATCACCGGACAAAGCTTCGCCTCAGCGGAACAGAAACGTGTTTTCAGGGATAAGTTTGCAGATCTTCTTGATGTGTCAGGTTATCTTAACGGACAAAACAACCGGATAAGGCTTCAGGAAATAAGCATGCTTTTTGATTCAAAGGAATGGTCGGAAAGGGAGATGAATCTTCTCACCTCCGTAACGGGTAAACTCCTCAGAGAGTTCAAGGCTCTGAAAAAATAA
- a CDS encoding sensor histidine kinase — protein MRLFTSIFFTIFVPVTLVLMLTLHYSGRPAGDAHGGANGQSSVVSEHLTEAETEERNRESINYNFRLILLSFATSGLISFLLAGRITIPMRKLADIADRIEAGDKNISFPVFGDKTMSKVSDIFHRMYSSMTRKQDELENERHKLQHVFSILNEGIILLDTSHRIKHFNSKAAEHLGSELTHGRNIVDSLNSMDTINFVSRVLEWQEDGIHHLELRQKMFDVHVRYLDKEILIVLYNITERTQYEDFKTELIGNITHELKTPLAMIMGYAETLLANTSVDRKNLEKFLTIIHSNSKRLNNIINDILELHRLEHIPGGFNVDEPLQLEAVLAELNERYEGFETKTVFRADCTDIPVLREHFMTLLTNLTDNAHKYSLSKVIEISISVKDDETVIQVADEGPVIPDEDRERIFERFYTVNKSKNRNQTGTGLGLSIVKHITGLYDGSITLEKNKKGGNTFVATLFERPVRITETEEEEA, from the coding sequence ATGAGACTCTTTACCAGCATCTTCTTTACCATATTCGTTCCGGTCACCCTTGTTCTGATGCTTACACTCCATTACTCAGGCAGACCGGCGGGAGATGCACACGGAGGAGCAAACGGACAAAGCAGCGTTGTTTCCGAACACCTTACCGAAGCGGAAACGGAGGAGCGGAACAGAGAATCAATCAACTATAACTTCCGGCTGATTCTCCTTTCCTTCGCAACATCCGGCCTTATCTCCTTTTTGCTTGCCGGAAGAATAACCATCCCCATGCGTAAGCTGGCAGATATTGCAGACAGGATTGAAGCGGGGGATAAAAATATCAGCTTCCCTGTATTCGGCGATAAAACCATGTCCAAAGTTTCGGACATCTTTCACCGGATGTACAGCTCCATGACAAGGAAACAGGACGAGCTTGAGAACGAACGCCACAAGCTCCAGCATGTTTTCAGCATACTCAATGAAGGCATCATCCTTCTGGACACATCGCACAGAATAAAGCATTTCAACAGCAAAGCCGCGGAGCATCTGGGCAGTGAGCTCACCCACGGCAGAAACATAGTCGATTCCCTGAACAGCATGGACACAATCAACTTTGTCAGCAGGGTTCTGGAGTGGCAGGAGGACGGCATACACCACCTCGAACTGCGCCAGAAGATGTTTGATGTTCACGTGCGCTATCTCGACAAAGAGATCCTTATCGTCCTCTACAACATAACCGAACGCACCCAGTATGAGGACTTTAAGACGGAACTCATCGGCAACATAACCCATGAACTCAAAACCCCTCTGGCGATGATAATGGGTTACGCAGAGACGCTCCTTGCCAATACTTCCGTGGACAGAAAGAATCTTGAGAAGTTCCTCACCATAATCCACAGCAATTCCAAGCGGCTTAACAACATAATAAACGATATTCTGGAGCTCCACAGGCTTGAGCATATACCGGGCGGATTCAACGTGGATGAACCTTTGCAGCTTGAAGCAGTGCTGGCGGAGCTTAATGAACGCTACGAGGGGTTCGAGACGAAGACAGTATTCAGGGCAGACTGCACGGATATACCCGTGCTCAGGGAACACTTTATGACCCTGCTCACAAACCTCACGGACAATGCCCATAAATACAGCCTGAGCAAGGTCATAGAGATAAGCATTTCCGTAAAGGATGATGAAACAGTTATTCAGGTGGCGGACGAAGGCCCCGTTATTCCGGATGAAGACCGGGAAAGGATTTTCGAACGCTTCTACACGGTGAATAAATCAAAAAACCGTAACCAGACCGGAACCGGGCTTGGCCTCTCCATAGTGAAGCACATCACCGGGCTTTACGACGGCTCTATAACGCTGGAAAAGAATAAAAAAGGCGGCAACACATTCGTTGCCACCCTGTTTGAAAGACCTGTCAGAATTACGGAAACGGAAGAGGAGGAAGCCTAA